The genomic interval TCATACAAATGATGATATTAAACCTTACAGATTGGGTAGATATATTTTTATGTACACCTCAACAAATTCACAGGTATACGGAGAAAAGTATATTCCGCAAATAAAAAGAAGCCTCCCCGGTATTAAAATAATTTTAGCAACTAAAGATACATACACCAGAAAAGAGTTAATTAAAGTATATCAAAAATGTTTTTTAGGCCTTAGATTAACAAAACATGATGGGTTAAGTAATACGGTATCCGAACTGGGATTGATGGGGCGGAGAGTTGTTTGGAATGGGAACACTCCGAATGCAATAAATTATCGTACTGTAAGCGATATTGTAAAGATTATTAAAAATGAAAGTAATTACATGGGAAAATTCACTCCCAAAGTAGCAACAGAGGTAAAAGAATACCTCCAATTTAGGGATGATTGGTTAGATACTGATTTTTATAAAGATAAAAAGTTTCCTAAAAAGGAAACAATAATAAAAATCAAGCCTGCCAAAAAAAATGACAAATGTTCGGTTATTATTAATACATACAAAGATAACTTAGAAAATTTACGTTGGGCCATTGAAAGTTATCTAACCCAAAAAAACATAGATGTTCAACTTATCCTATCTACGGTAAAAGGAGATAATTCTATCCAATTAGCCAAAGAATATAAAGAAATTGATTTGTGTATATCAGAACAACCAGGAATATACCCTCAATTAAATAAAGCATTAACGTACATCAAACATGAATGGTTTGCTTATGCCTCCGGGAATGATGAAGCATATCAAACAAAATTGTATGATGAAATAAGCCTGTGTAAAAAACATAAAAAATTAGTTTGTTACTCTGCCTTTGATATAACTTTTGATGGAATTGTTAGAACAAGGTATTTTCATAACTACTCACATAAAAAGCACCTTGAAGGAAATTTTATAAGCGACTGTGCTTTAATTCATAAAGATTTAATAAAAAAGTACGGACCATTTAAATTAGAATGGGGGAATTACGCATTTTATGATTTTTGGCTTCGGGTATATGAGGGAGAAGGAAATGTTTTTGTCTACAACCCGGAACCTACATGGAACTATATTGTTTCAAACAATTCTTTACATATCAAAAGAAAGAAAAACCCTGAACTAACAAAAAAATACGAAAGTTTAAAACAAAAAATGATAGAAAGTCATGTTGGAATTAGACAATAAATATTACGATAAAATTTACAAGCAAAACAAAAATAAAGGAGGAGAGTATTCAAAACCTCCACTCAAATCTATTTATGCCAACGTTTGGTTAAAAGCACTTAGCATATTAAGTAAATCGGAAAGAATTTTTGATTTAGGATGTGGCCCGGGACAATTTGCCCGATTACTCATTAAAAATAAATACAATTTTATTTATGGTATTGATTTTAGTGAACAGGCTATTAAAATGGCTCAATCATTAAATACAAAATTCAAAAAGTTTTTTTATGTAAAAAATATTAAAGACGAACTTGTGTATAATTTGCACAGATTCGATACAGTAGTTTCATTTGAGGTATTGGAACATATTACCGAAGATTTATCGGTAGTTGAAAATATCCCTTCAGGAAAACGATTTATTTTCTCTGTACCTAATTATTGGACTAAAGGGCATGTAAGAGTTTATGAGTCTTCCGAGGAGATAGTAAAAAGATATTCAGAATTACTCG from Halanaerobiales bacterium carries:
- a CDS encoding class I SAM-dependent methyltransferase, which translates into the protein MELDNKYYDKIYKQNKNKGGEYSKPPLKSIYANVWLKALSILSKSERIFDLGCGPGQFARLLIKNKYNFIYGIDFSEQAIKMAQSLNTKFKKFFYVKNIKDELVYNLHRFDTVVSFEVLEHITEDLSVVENIPSGKRFIFSVPNYWTKGHVRVYESSEEIVKRYSELLDIKAIYPIKMNDKNTIFLADSKRK